The following proteins are co-located in the Ktedonobacteraceae bacterium genome:
- a CDS encoding GNAT family N-acetyltransferase, translated as MAYLFPRDFLIRPPTMDDVKAVTELVNACNLVEVGEPADSEEDIRNGWRMPGFDLAKDAWVVVAPNGQIVARASLGHKDIIHMYTTPRVHPAYRGLGIEAHLLRLAEERAQHFIPQAPEGARVALNSWVNSHNVDLARVLEEEGFKRIRIHWSMEIEFNQRPPAPEWPDHIGVRTFQPGQERAVFAAFDEAFQDHWGYVPGDFESWKHWTLDRADFDPSLWFIAYEGDEIAGISLCEYSLGTPWVGDLAVRRPWRRKGLGMALLRHSFGEFYRRGSRKARLGVDSQNLSGATRLYERAGMHKAHESYNYEKELRAGVELATHSLSV; from the coding sequence ATGGCATACCTATTTCCGAGAGATTTCCTTATACGTCCGCCAACGATGGATGACGTGAAAGCCGTCACGGAGCTAGTAAACGCCTGTAACCTCGTTGAGGTAGGCGAGCCGGCCGATTCCGAAGAGGATATACGCAACGGCTGGCGGATGCCGGGCTTTGATCTTGCAAAAGATGCCTGGGTAGTTGTCGCACCCAACGGACAAATTGTGGCGCGCGCGAGCCTGGGGCATAAGGATATTATCCATATGTACACGACGCCCCGTGTCCATCCCGCTTATAGAGGGCTGGGCATCGAGGCTCACCTGCTGCGACTGGCCGAAGAGCGAGCTCAGCACTTCATTCCTCAAGCTCCTGAAGGCGCTCGCGTAGCGCTCAATTCCTGGGTCAATAGCCACAATGTAGACCTGGCTCGAGTGCTTGAAGAAGAGGGTTTCAAGCGCATCCGCATTCATTGGTCGATGGAAATTGAGTTCAATCAGAGGCCACCTGCGCCGGAATGGCCGGACCATATTGGAGTGCGCACATTCCAGCCGGGCCAGGAACGTGCAGTGTTCGCGGCTTTCGACGAGGCTTTCCAGGACCACTGGGGATATGTACCGGGAGATTTTGAGTCCTGGAAACATTGGACGTTGGATCGCGCGGACTTTGATCCGTCGCTGTGGTTCATTGCATATGAGGGAGATGAGATCGCCGGCATTTCGCTCTGTGAGTATTCGCTGGGAACGCCATGGGTTGGTGATTTAGCCGTGCGTCGTCCCTGGAGGCGCAAGGGTCTGGGTATGGCTTTGCTGCGCCATTCGTTCGGTGAGTTCTACCGGCGTGGTTCGCGTAAGGCCCGCCTGGGCGTCGATTCGCAAAATCTATCCGGTGCCACCCGCCTTTATGAGCGCGCCGGTATGCATAAGGCCCACGAGTCGTACAACTATGAGAAGGAACTGCGCGCAGGTGTCGAATTAGCCACGCACTCGCTATCAGTATAA
- a CDS encoding GNAT family N-acetyltransferase → MANILSEAYQVRRPTMDDVETVSELLNTCDIAEYGVPDITLDELRTVWQAPSFHLDTDAMMVLAPNGQLVGYADMEQRLHAKIFTFVRVRPGYEDQGIGEHLLQLAEAWGRQQMAEADPEARVTLNSWASSKNETAQQLFERAGFQAVRHNWRMEIDMETPPPEPVWPEGITVRTFQPGMDRQVFEMIDTAFQDHWGHLPGNFEDWQHWMISRETFDPTLWFLAFEGEQIAGGALCNDEVDMDLGWVGQLAVLRPWRRKGVGLALLLHAFGEFYKRGRRKVGLGVDSQNLTGAVRLYERAGMHAARQYISYQKELRAGKELSTQTIAV, encoded by the coding sequence ATGGCGAATATACTTTCAGAGGCTTATCAAGTGCGCCGCCCAACAATGGACGATGTAGAAACAGTAAGCGAACTCTTAAATACATGTGATATCGCGGAATACGGTGTGCCGGACATTACGCTTGATGAGCTACGAACCGTGTGGCAGGCCCCATCGTTCCACCTGGATACGGATGCCATGATGGTCCTGGCGCCGAACGGTCAACTGGTTGGATACGCGGACATGGAGCAACGGCTGCACGCGAAAATCTTCACCTTTGTTCGCGTGCGACCCGGATATGAAGACCAGGGTATTGGCGAACATTTACTTCAATTGGCTGAGGCCTGGGGACGCCAGCAAATGGCCGAAGCCGATCCTGAAGCGCGTGTCACCTTGAATAGCTGGGCCAGCTCCAAAAATGAGACCGCACAGCAACTCTTTGAACGAGCAGGCTTCCAGGCTGTACGCCACAACTGGCGCATGGAAATCGATATGGAGACTCCCCCGCCGGAGCCGGTATGGCCTGAGGGCATTACGGTGCGCACATTCCAGCCGGGTATGGATCGCCAGGTCTTCGAAATGATCGATACGGCTTTCCAGGATCACTGGGGCCACCTGCCGGGAAATTTCGAGGACTGGCAGCACTGGATGATTAGCAGGGAAACCTTTGATCCGACGCTGTGGTTTCTGGCATTCGAAGGCGAACAGATTGCCGGCGGTGCGCTTTGTAACGATGAAGTGGATATGGATTTAGGCTGGGTTGGCCAGCTAGCCGTCCTGCGTCCCTGGAGGCGCAAGGGGGTAGGATTAGCCCTGTTGCTTCATGCATTCGGGGAGTTCTACAAACGCGGCAGGCGCAAGGTTGGCTTAGGTGTCGATTCACAGAATTTGACTGGCGCAGTGCGGCTCTATGAACGGGCCGGTATGCATGCTGCGCGGCAATACATCTCCTATCAAAAGGAGTTGCGTGCCGGTAAAGAACTGAGCACGCAGACGATCGCAGTGTAA
- a CDS encoding GNAT family N-acetyltransferase — protein sequence MAVLLKNLLARAPKTEDLEAIRELVLACDTAEFGAADNTMEDLLSNWQQCGFNLATDAWVIVTTKGQLVGFACVWHRDHEQISMFLCVHPEYRNRGIGTLLLRLVEERARLHVLYARRGTRVTLRGTVASNNQQARRLFEREGYTSVRQFWRIALEVEEALSASKPQGKLQIELDVDSLRLYGASQCYERDAIFVVHQYNTYEKELRVGEDSMLLDGEWDTISCAS from the coding sequence ATGGCTGTACTACTAAAAAATCTATTGGCGCGTGCTCCAAAGACCGAAGACCTGGAAGCTATCAGGGAACTGGTGCTGGCATGTGACACAGCCGAGTTCGGTGCGGCGGATAACACGATGGAGGATTTACTCTCCAACTGGCAGCAGTGCGGGTTCAACCTCGCCACCGATGCCTGGGTCATAGTCACAACGAAGGGACAGTTAGTTGGATTTGCGTGTGTGTGGCATCGCGACCACGAGCAAATCTCCATGTTCCTATGCGTTCACCCTGAGTATCGCAACCGTGGTATTGGCACGCTGTTGCTGCGGCTGGTAGAGGAACGGGCGCGCCTGCATGTCCTGTATGCGCGTCGCGGAACTCGCGTCACATTGAGAGGAACGGTCGCAAGCAACAATCAACAGGCCAGGCGCCTGTTCGAACGCGAAGGCTACACATCCGTCCGGCAGTTCTGGCGGATAGCCCTCGAAGTCGAGGAGGCCCTGAGCGCGTCTAAGCCGCAGGGCAAGTTGCAGATTGAACTCGATGTTGATTCGCTGCGACTCTATGGCGCAAGCCAGTGCTACGAACGCGATGCGATCTTCGTCGTCCACCAATACAACACTTATGAGAAGGAACTACGCGTAGGAGAAGATTCCATGCTCCTGGATGGGGAATGGGATACAATTTCGTGCGCCAGCTAG